A region of Takifugu flavidus isolate HTHZ2018 chromosome 2, ASM371156v2, whole genome shotgun sequence DNA encodes the following proteins:
- the smad3a gene encoding mothers against decapentaplegic homolog 3a yields the protein MSILPFTPPIVKRLLGWKKGEQNGQEEKWCEKAVKSLVKKLKKTGQLDELEKAITTQNINTKCITIPRSLDGRLQVSHRKGLPHVIYCRLWRWPDLQSHHELRAVELCEYAFHTKKDEVCVNPYHYQRVETPVLPPVLVPRHTEIPSEFPVLDDYSHSIPENTNFPAGIEPHSNYIPETPPPGYLSEDGETSDHQMTHSMDTSSPNLSPNPVSPTHSNLDLQPVTYCEPAFWCSISYYELNQRVGEIFHASQPSLTVDGFTDPSNSERFCLGLLSNVNRNSAVELTRRHIGRGVRLYYIGGEVFAECLSDSAIFVQSPNCNQRYGWHPATVCKIPPGCNLKIFNNQEFAALLAQSVNQGFEAVYQLTRMCTIRMSFVKGWGADYRRQTVTSTPCWIELHLNGPLQWLDKVLTQMGSPSIRCSSVS from the exons ATGTCAATTTTGCCTTTTACTCCCCCCATTGTCAAGCGACTTTTGGGATGGAAGAAGGGAGAGCAGAACGGCCAGGAGGAAAAATGGTGCGAAAAGGCTGTCAAAAGCCTCGtaaagaagctgaagaagactGGACAACTGGACGAACTGGAGAAGGCCATCACCACGCAGAATATCAACACGAAATGCATCACCATACCGAG GTCTCTAGATGGCcgtctgcaggtgtcccacagAAAAGGCCTTCCCCACGTCATCTACTGCCGTCTGTGGCGATGGCCGGACCTCCAGTCCCACCATGAGTTGCGGGCGGTGGAGCTGTGCGAGTACGCCTTCCACACAAAGAAGGATGAAGTGTGTGTTAACCCGTACCACTACCAAAGAGTAGAGACACCAG TGCTGCCACCAGTGTTGGTGCCCAGACACACAGAAATTCCCAGCGAGTTCCCAGTTCTGGACGACTACAGCCATTCAATCCCAGAAAATACCAATTTCCCTGCTGGCATCGAGCCACATAGCAACTACATCCCAG AAACGCCACCACCAGGCTACCTCAGTGAGGATGGAGAGACCAGTGATCACCAGATGACTCACAGCATGGACACAAGCTCCCCGAATCTGTCACCCAATCCTGTTTCTCCCACACACAGCAACTTAG ACCTTCAACCGGTGACATACTGTGAGCCGGCCTTCTGGTGCTCCATTTCCTACTATGAGCTGAACCAGCGGGTTGGAGAGATCTTCCACGCCTCACAACCCTCGCTGACGGTGGACGGCTTTACAGACCCTTCCAACTCGGAGCGTTTCTGTCTGGGCCTGCTGTCCAATGTGAACCGCAACTCTGCTGTGGAGCTTACACGCAGACATATTG GCCGTGGAGTGCGGCTGTATTACATCGGAGGAGAAGTGTTTGCCGAGTGTCTCAGTGACAGCGCCATATTTGTGCAGAGCCCCAACTGTAACCAGCGCTACGGCTGGCATCCTGCCACCGTCTGCAAAATCCCCCCAG GATGTAACCTGAAGATCTTCAACAACCAGGAGTTTGCTGCTTTACTGGCACAGTCGGTCAACCAAGGCTTCGAGGCCGTGTACCAGCTCACCAGGATGTGCACAATCCGCATGAGCTTCGTCAAAGGCTGGGGAGCCGATTACA